In Chitinophaga nivalis, a single genomic region encodes these proteins:
- a CDS encoding PKD-like family lipoprotein has product MPNSHKLPLFYALLIVLALFTACMKDKGNYHYNTVNRIKIGGIDSIYIVDYQTRLTIRPQLEMSANEKEDTANYTYTWVADHLVGYTMKPSVLANTRNLDTIISLKYGFYYMYYRVTDKRTGVFNDRYFYLNVGSPSYEGWLLLCDMENGNSRLDMVSHKGTLDTLYRDILGTMHSAFQTIGKPAFVATHNSYIGGPANGTVAIFLGTSKNAVLLGLDTLDYRPSYDLKNFMSVSEPITDWTDANLYLQSYGGLLYLNKRIYPMSSQSVTDPVNTQDAGTALFKASRWVGYNYSGGDAIIFNEDNKTFLRYPGFGTTCLTLPTGSLFDFSTGMELLYSNYVPFNSGEVFAVLKNTATNKRYLARFTIAGKQNYFAEITGDDIIHAEQFAVSPDQGYLFYNVGGKVYEYDPALKSTFLMQDYGNRKVTVMKFQPFASTYPAALNAKTYTTLSKKLLICTYSPGNPDNSGAFDLYTVPDINAALQLFQSYKGMGKVSGIAYRER; this is encoded by the coding sequence ATGCCCAACAGCCATAAACTACCGCTATTTTATGCTTTACTGATAGTACTGGCACTGTTTACCGCCTGTATGAAGGATAAAGGAAACTACCATTACAATACCGTCAACCGTATAAAAATTGGCGGCATCGATTCCATCTATATAGTGGATTACCAAACCCGGCTCACGATCAGACCTCAGCTGGAAATGTCAGCAAATGAGAAGGAAGATACCGCCAACTATACCTACACCTGGGTAGCCGATCATCTGGTAGGTTATACGATGAAACCATCCGTGCTGGCGAATACCAGAAATCTCGATACTATTATCTCCCTGAAGTATGGCTTTTATTACATGTATTACCGGGTCACCGATAAAAGAACCGGTGTATTCAACGATCGCTATTTTTATCTGAACGTAGGATCTCCCAGTTATGAAGGCTGGTTGCTGTTATGTGATATGGAGAATGGCAACAGCCGGCTGGATATGGTTTCCCATAAAGGTACGCTCGATACCCTATATCGTGATATCCTGGGAACGATGCATTCCGCTTTTCAGACCATCGGTAAGCCCGCTTTTGTAGCTACCCACAATTCCTATATCGGCGGTCCTGCCAATGGAACCGTAGCCATATTTCTCGGTACCAGCAAAAATGCCGTATTACTTGGATTGGATACCCTCGACTATCGGCCATCCTACGATTTAAAAAATTTCATGAGTGTGTCGGAACCCATTACAGACTGGACAGATGCCAACCTGTATTTACAATCCTATGGTGGACTGCTTTATCTGAATAAACGGATTTATCCGATGAGCTCCCAATCTGTTACCGACCCGGTAAATACACAGGACGCAGGCACTGCGCTCTTCAAGGCATCCCGTTGGGTAGGCTATAACTATAGCGGTGGTGATGCCATCATTTTTAATGAAGACAATAAAACATTTTTACGGTATCCCGGTTTTGGTACTACCTGTCTGACTTTACCAACGGGCAGTCTTTTTGATTTCAGCACCGGGATGGAACTATTGTATAGCAACTATGTGCCTTTCAATAGCGGAGAAGTATTCGCTGTGTTGAAAAATACGGCCACCAATAAACGTTATCTGGCACGTTTTACCATTGCCGGTAAACAAAACTATTTCGCAGAGATAACAGGCGATGATATTATCCATGCGGAGCAATTTGCCGTAAGCCCGGATCAGGGTTACCTGTTTTACAATGTGGGGGGCAAGGTTTATGAATATGATCCGGCACTGAAAAGTACTTTCCTCATGCAGGACTATGGCAACAGGAAAGTGACGGTAATGAAATTTCAACCTTTTGCCTCTACTTATCCGGCAGCGCTCAATGCGAAAACCTATACCACCCTCAGCAAAAAACTGCTGATATGCACGTATAGTCCGGGTAATCCGGACAATTCCGGCGCTTTTGATTTGTATACAGTACCAGACATCAATGCAGCCCTGCAATTATTTCAGTCTTACAAAGGCATGGGAAAAGTATCCGGTATTGCCTACCGGGAAAGATAG
- a CDS encoding DUF4843 domain-containing protein: MKVFLLYVTILAGLMTGCSKSELMRYQGENNVYFSYPGSGSNNYDTIQINFAFRKTAADDTARFYVKLMGRTAPENRSFSMLTDEAQTTAVAGKHYRLPGSDSLIIPAGSNQKQVLVKILRPADLYEKSCTLFLKLVPNNNFETNMPVYNPAAANVISAINLRIIISDQLPEPDNWAANTTALGTFSRKKLTLFAANRSLVLTRFYTGSIYTATQLKNFAKQFQTYLNDQQKAGNTIREEDGTEMKMGPSVQ; the protein is encoded by the coding sequence ATGAAAGTTTTTCTATTATACGTAACCATACTGGCCGGATTGATGACAGGCTGTTCAAAAAGTGAACTGATGCGCTACCAGGGGGAGAACAACGTCTATTTTTCTTATCCGGGATCAGGGAGTAATAATTATGATACCATTCAAATCAACTTTGCTTTCCGGAAGACGGCCGCGGATGATACGGCCCGGTTTTATGTGAAGCTGATGGGGAGAACAGCCCCCGAAAACCGGTCGTTCAGTATGCTCACGGATGAAGCACAAACGACTGCTGTTGCCGGCAAACATTATCGTTTACCCGGTAGCGATAGTTTGATCATCCCCGCGGGAAGCAACCAGAAACAGGTGCTGGTAAAGATATTACGTCCGGCAGACCTGTATGAAAAATCATGTACCCTCTTCCTGAAACTGGTACCCAATAATAATTTTGAAACCAATATGCCGGTATACAATCCTGCAGCGGCCAATGTGATATCTGCCATTAACCTGCGGATCATTATATCAGACCAGCTGCCAGAGCCAGACAACTGGGCGGCTAATACAACTGCGCTGGGTACTTTTTCCCGGAAGAAACTAACGCTGTTCGCAGCGAACCGTTCACTGGTACTGACCAGATTTTATACAGGCAGTATTTACACGGCTACCCAGTTGAAGAATTTTGCAAAACAATTCCAGACCTATCTTAACGACCAGCAGAAAGCCGGGAATACCATCCGGGAAGAGGATGGCACGGAGATGAAGATGGGCCCCTCAGTACAATAA